One segment of Pseudomonas asgharzadehiana DNA contains the following:
- a CDS encoding efflux RND transporter periplasmic adaptor subunit, which produces MPPLPLRLLTPLALLIILNGCNSKADTAAQTPQPRPVLAAHVEAAGSQQSAYTGVVAARTESDLGFRVSGKVIERKVDPGQHVSRGDTLLVLDIGDFELALRSARNRVNAAQAQLRQRRDDANRYQRLASTGAVSRQIFDQSATNLRVAEAELAAAQSDASQIDNRRTYSVLKADGDGIITDVRVDRGQVVAEGQIVARLAHDGAREAIVNLPENQRDLAAQKALAFPFGAPDQTVTASLRELSASADPTTRTYRARYVLHGNVERFALGSTITVRLQGNGQAQQTRVPIGALHDAGQETGVWLIGEDNKVSFAPVKVAGLGQEDALLDSGVSPGATVVALGAHLLHNGDVVRLQPAQALALNRKQDQ; this is translated from the coding sequence ATGCCCCCTCTCCCCCTGCGTCTTCTCACGCCCCTGGCTTTGTTGATCATCCTCAATGGCTGCAACAGCAAGGCGGATACCGCCGCCCAAACGCCACAGCCGCGCCCGGTACTTGCCGCCCATGTCGAAGCCGCCGGCAGCCAGCAAAGCGCCTATACCGGTGTGGTCGCGGCCCGTACGGAAAGTGACCTGGGCTTTCGCGTCAGCGGCAAGGTGATCGAGCGCAAGGTCGATCCCGGCCAACATGTGTCCCGTGGCGACACTCTGCTGGTGTTGGATATCGGTGACTTCGAACTGGCCCTGCGCTCGGCCAGGAACCGCGTCAACGCTGCACAGGCGCAATTACGCCAACGCCGCGACGATGCAAACCGCTACCAACGCCTGGCCAGTACCGGCGCCGTGTCGCGGCAGATCTTCGACCAGTCCGCGACCAACCTGCGGGTTGCCGAGGCCGAGTTGGCCGCGGCGCAATCGGACGCCAGCCAGATCGACAACCGCCGCACCTACTCAGTGCTCAAGGCCGATGGCGACGGCATCATCACCGATGTGCGGGTGGATCGCGGCCAGGTGGTCGCCGAAGGGCAAATCGTCGCGCGGCTGGCCCATGACGGGGCCCGTGAAGCCATCGTCAACCTGCCGGAAAACCAACGCGACCTGGCCGCCCAGAAAGCCCTGGCGTTCCCCTTCGGCGCTCCCGACCAAACCGTGACGGCGTCCTTGCGCGAGCTGTCCGCCAGCGCCGACCCGACCACCCGCACCTACCGCGCCCGGTATGTACTGCATGGCAATGTCGAGCGTTTCGCCCTCGGCTCCACCATCACCGTGCGCCTGCAGGGCAACGGCCAGGCCCAGCAGACCCGCGTGCCCATTGGTGCGTTGCATGACGCCGGGCAGGAAACTGGCGTGTGGCTGATCGGCGAGGACAACAAGGTCAGTTTTGCCCCCGTCAAAGTTGCCGGCCTGGGCCAGGAAGACGCCCTGCTCGACAGCGGCGTGAGCCCGGGCGCTACCGTCGTCGCCCTCGGCGCGCACCTGCTGCACAACGGCGACGTTGTGCGCCTTCAGCCCGCCCAGGCGCTGGCCCTCAACCGCAAACAGGACCAATGA